In the genome of Streptomyces violaceoruber, the window GAGGGGTCCGACCGAGGTGCGCCGGGGCCTTCATGCATGCCCCGTACGGCCCGTCGGGGCCCGCCACGGCGCAGGCTTCACCCGCTTAACCCTCCTGGTTCGCGGTCCCCGCGGGCACGGCCCACGATCGTGCTTACGCGACCGTCGCACCCCGCCGGCCTGGCGGGCGCCGCCGACGATCGCCCCAGTCCACGAGGATGACCGGAGAAGAGGTGGGCCGGATGACGGTCTCTCCCGTCGTAGCGACGGATGCCCCGAGCACGGACGCGACGCGGACCACAGCGACGTCGGCGACGTCGCCCGCCGTGGCGACGGACGCGGGTGGCGTGTCGATATCCGCGTTCGACGGTTCCCGCGTGCGGGTCGTCCTGATGCTGGACGTCCACGACGGAATGCAGCAGGAGTTCCTGGACGCCTACGAGCGCATCCGCGACCGGGTCGCCGCCGTTCCCGGACACGTCAGCGACCAGCTGTGCCAGTCCCTGGAGAATCCGACCCAGTGGCTCCTCACCAGTGAGTGGGAGAGCGCCGCGCCCTTCCTGGCCTGGGTCAACAGCGACGAGCACCTGGACACCGTCGAACCGCTGGCGACCTGCGTCCGTGACACCCACTCGCTGCGCTACAGCGTCCTGCGGGAGACCGACGGGGGCCGCCCGGCGCCCGGTGAGCCGCGCTCCGCGCCCCGGATCGGGGACAACGTCGTACGGCACGCCCTCACCTTCACCGTACGGCCCGGCACCGAGGCCGAGACCGCGCGGCTGCTGTCCGAGTACGTGTCGCCCGACGCCCACGTGGACGGCTCCACGCGGCTGCTGCGCACCTCGCTCTTCATGTCCGGCAACCGGATCGTGCGGGCCGTGGAGGTGCGCGGCGACCTGCAGACCGCGTTGCGCCACGTCGCCCGGCAGCCCGGGGTACGGGCCGTCGAGGAGGCGCTGAACCCGTATCTGGAGCAGGACCGGGACCTCGGCGACCCGCAGTCCGCCCGGCGCTTCTTCACCCGGGCCGCCATGCCGGCCGTCCACCACGCGACGTACCCCGACCGGTCGGGCGCGCGCCGGGAACGGCTCGCGCTGCTCTACCCGGTACGCGACGGCGCCGGTCCGGACCTGGCCCGGCTGCTGGCCCGTCAGGACGCGGCCGCCGCCCGGAACCCGGACGGCCCGGTGCTGGCGGCCACCGTCTTCCACCGCGACGACCTCGTCGTACGGCTCGTCGACGTGGACGGCGACCCCGAGGACGCGCCCGCCGAGGTCCTCGGCCTGCACGGCCGGGGCGCCGCGGATGCCGAGCGGCTGCTGGACGCCGCCGCCGTCGGCGTCGACGGGTCGCCGGCCGAGGCGGCGACGCTGTCCCGGCTGCTGCGCCGGATCCGTATGACGCCCCTGACCGACCGGCGTTCGGCCGGTTCCTGAAGCACGCCCCCGACCGCGCGGCCGGCCGGGCCCGACGGCGTGCCCGCCGGGCCGCGCGGCCTTCCGCGCCGCCCCTGCTCCCCCGCTTCCCCCGCTTCCCCCGCTTCTCCTTCTTCTCCTCCCCTCCTTCCTCCCGTCACCCCGGAGTGAACGACATGACAGACCAGCAGGTACGCATCGTCTCCCTCGGCGACATCGCCCCGAACCGCCGCCGCGGCGGAGACCTCCGCGCCCTCCTCACGCCCACCACCGCCGGGTCGACCAGCGGCTTCATGGGCGTGGCCATCGTGCAGCCCGGCGACCGCATCGCCGAGCACTACCACCCGTACTCCGAGGAGTTCGTGTACGTCACGGAGGGCGCCCTCGAGGTGGACCTGGACGGGGTGCCGCACTCGCTCGGCACCGGGCAGGGGCTGCTGATCCCGCAGGACATGCGCCACCGCTTCCGCAACGCGGGGGACGTCGAGGCGCGGCTCGTGTTCCACCTGGGGCCGCTGGCCCCGCGCCCGGAGCTGGGCCACGTCGACACGGAGGACGCGGAGGGCAACGCGCTCCCCTGCGACGGTGCGCACGCGGGCCACGCGGCCGGGCACGAGCGGCCCGCCCCCGCGGCCGAGGTGGTGTCATGACCCGGCGCCGGGTCGCCGTCACGGGCATAGGCGTCGTCGCCCCGGGCGGGATCGGCACGCCCCAGTTCTGGAGGCTGCTGTCCGAGGGCCGTACGGCGACGCGCCGCATCTCCCTGTTCGACCCGTCCGGGCTGCGCTCGCAGATCGCCGCCGAGTGCGACTTCGAGCCGTCCGACCACGGGCTCGGCCTCGCCATCGCCCAGCGCTGCGACAGGTACGTGCAGTTCGCGCTGGTGGCCGCCTCGGAGGCGGTCCGGGACGCGAACCTCGACATGAACCGCGAGGACCCCTGGCGGGCCGGTGCCACGCTCGGCACGGCGGTCGGCGGCACCACCCGGCTGGAGCACGACTACGTCCTGGTCAGCGAGCGCGGCTCGCGCTGGGACGTCGACGACCGGCGCTCCGAACCGCACCTGGAGCGCGCGTTCACCCCGGCCACCCTCTCCTCCGCGGTCGCCGAGGAGTTCGGGGTGCGCGGGCCGGTGCAGACCGTCTCCACCGGGTGCACGTCCGGCCTCGACGCCGTCGGGTACGCCTACCACGCGGTCGCCGAGGGACGCGTCGACGTGTGCCTGGCGGGCGCGGCGGACTCGCCGATATCGCCGATCACCATGGCCTGCTTCGACGCCATCAAGGCGACCTCGCCGAACAACGACGACCCCGCGCACGCCTCCCGGCCCTTCGACGCGGACCGCAACGGCTTCGTGATGGGCGAGGGCGCGGCGGTGCTGGTCCTGGAGGACCTGGAGCACGCACGGGCCCGGGGCGCGGACGTGTACTGCGAGGTCTCCGGCTACGCCACCTTCGGCAACGCCTACCACATGACCGGGCTCACCAAGGAGGGCCTGGAGATGGCGCGGGCCATCGACACGGCGCTGGACATGGCGGAACTCGACGGGTCGGCGATCGACTACGTCAACGCGCACGGCTCCGGCACCCAGCAGAACGACCGGCACGAGACCGCGGCCGTCAAACGCTCGCTGGGCGAGCACGCCTACGCGACGCCGATGAGCTCCATCAAGTCCATGGTGGGCCACTCGCTCGGCGCGATCGGCTCCATCGAACTGGCCGCGTGCGTCCTGGCGATGGCCCACCAGGTGGTGCCGCCCACCGCCAACTACACGACCCCCGACCCCGAGTGCGACCTGGACTACGTGCCGCGCGAGGCACGGGAGCGGACGCTGCGGCACGTGCTGTCGGTGGGCAGCGGCTTCGGCGGCTTCCAGTCCGCGGTCGTACTGAGCGGCAGTGAAGGAGGGCTGCGATGAGCGGACCACAACGGACCGGCACCGGCGGTGGGAGCCGGCGAGCGGTCGTCACCGGACTCGGCGTGGTGTCGCCGCACGGCACCGGTGTCGAGGCGCACTGGAAGGCGGTCGCCGACGGCATCAGCAGTCTCGGTCCCGTCACCCGGGAGGGCTGCGCGCACCTGCCGCTGCGGGTCGCGGGCGAGGTGCACGGCTTCGACGCGGCCGAGACGGTCGAGGACCGCTTCCTCGTCCAGACCGACCGGTTCACGCACTTCGCGCTGTCCGCGACCCAGCACGCGCTGGCCGACGCCCGGTTCGGCCGGGCCGACGTCGACTCGCCGTACTCGGTCGGCGTGGTCACCGCGGCGGGTTCGGGCGGCGGCGAGTTCGGGCAGCGGGAGCTGCAGAACCTGTGGGGGCACGGCTCGCGCCACGTCGGCCCGTACCAGTCGATCGCCTGGTTCTACGCGGCCAGCACCGGTCAGGTCTCCATACGCAACGACTTCAAGGGCCCCTGCGGGGTCGTGGCCGCCGACGAGGCGGGCGGCCTGGACGCCCTGGCGCACGCGGCGCTGGCCGTGCGCAACGGCACCGACACGGTGGTCTGCGGCGCGACGGAGGCGCCGCTGGCCCCGTACTCGATCGTCTGCCAGCTGGGTTACCCCGAGCTGAGCAGGGCCGCCGAACCCGACCGCGCCTACCGCCCGTTCACCGAGGCGGCCTGCGGTTTCGCACCGGCCGAGGGCGGTGCCGTGCTCGTCGTGGAGGAGGAGGAGGCGGCCCGGGAGCGCGGGGCGGACGTGCGGGCGACGGTGGCCGGGCACGCGGCGACCTTCACCGGGCCCGGCCGCTGGGCCGATTCCCGGGAGGGGCTGGCCCGCGCCATCGGGGGCGCCCTGGCCGAGGCGGGGTGCCGGCCCGAGGAGGTCGACGTGGTCTTCGCGGACGCCCTCGGGGTCCCGGAGGCCGACCGGGCCGAGGCGCTGGCGCTGGCCGACGCGCTGGGCCCGCACGCCGCGCGGGTGCCGGTCACCGCGCCCAAGACCGGGACCGGACGGGCGTACTGCGCGGCGCCGGTGCTGGACGTGGCGACGGCGGTGCTCGCGATGGAGCACGGGCTGATCCCGCCGACCCCGCACGTGCGGGACGTGTGCCACGACCTGGACCTGGTGACCGGCCGGGCCCGCCCCGCCGAGCCGCGCACGGCCCTGGTCCTGGCGCGCGGCCTCATGGGGTCCAACTCGGCGCTCGTCCTGCGCCGGGGTGCGGTACCGCCCGAGGGCGGCTGACGGCAGAACGACGACCAACGGCCACGGGTGATGCCCGTGGCCGGCCAACCGAGACAAGGAGGACACCCATGACCGATCAGCAGCTGGACTACCAGGTGACCGTCGAGGAGCTGTCGGCGCTGATGAAGCGCACCGCCGGCGTGCACGTCGACCCGGTCACCCTCCGGCAGCAGGCCGACGACGGTTTCGACACCTTCGGCCTGGACTCCCTCGGCCTGCTGGGCATCGTGGCCGAGCTGGAGAAGCGGTACGGACTGGGCCTGCCCGAGCAGGCCGAGCGCTGCAAGACGCCCGCGGATTTCCTCGCGCTGGTCAACGGCGCCCTCAAGACGGGAGTGTGACATGGCAGGGCACACCGACAACGAGATCACCATCGCCGCCCCGATGGAGCTGGTCTGGAACATGACCAACGACATCGAGAAGTGGCCCGGCCTGTTCAGCGAGTACGCCTCCGTGGAGGTGCTCGGGCGCGACGACGACAAGGTCACCTTCCGGCTCACGATGCACCCGGACGCCGACGGCAAGGTGTGGAGCTGGGTCTCCGAGCGGGTCGCCGACCCCGTCACCCGCACCGTCCGCGCCCAGCGGGTCGAGACCGGGCCCTTCCAGTACATGAACATCGTCTGGGAGTACGCGGAGACCGCCGAGGGCACCGTCATGCGCTGGACGCAGGACTTCGCGATGAAGCCGGACGCGCCCGTGGACGACGCCTGGATGACGGACAACATCAACCGCAACTCGCGTACGCAGATGGCGCTGATCCGGGACCGGATCGAGCAGGCGGCGGGCGAGCGGCGGACCGCGTCGGTGCTCGCCGACTGACCCGTACGGACATCGGCGAAGGGCAGCACCCTCATGCACCACACACTGATCGTCGCCCGGATGGCACCCGGCGCGGCACCGGACATCGCGAAGGTGTTCGCGGAGTCCGACAGCGGCGAGCTGCCGCACCTGGTGGGCGTCAACCGGCGCAGCCTCTTCGAGTTCGGTGACGGCGTGTACCTGCACCTCATCGAGAGCGACGAGGACCCGGCCCCCACCATCGGCAGGCTGACCGGGCACCCGGAGTTCCGCCAGGTCAGCGAGCGGCTCGAACCGTACGTCTCGGCGTACGACCCGGCGACGTGGCGCGGTCCGAAGGACGCGATGGCGCGCTGCTTCTACCGCTGGGAGCGGACCTCCGCCGGCTGACGGCACTCCGTCCCCGCATGCGTCGGGGTCGCCCGGATTGTTTCCGGGCGACCCCGACGAAGACGTTCCGGGGCATCGAACGGTTGCCCGCACGGACCGCATGTCCGCGTGAGAAGGGACACTTCGGAAACCGTGATGTTTTCGCACGTCCGTCCGCTTGGATCATCGGGGCGCGACGGCACCGCAGTCCGCTGTGCCGGGCCGACCGGGCCAGCCCCGCCGACCAGCAGAGAGGACGCACACCGTGGGCCGATCCACCGCCCGCCGGGCCGGCCGAAGAACCGGGCCGGACGGTGCCGGACACAGGCCGCGCGCCCGCAGGCGCAGCCGCCGCGGACCCGCCCGAGCGGTCCTGGCCTGCCTCGCCCTCGGGGCGGTCCTGCTCACCGCGGGGGCGGCCGTCGCGTACTGGCGGGAGACCCGGCCGCCGGTGACGGACGACCAGGTGGCCGACGTCACGGACGCGCTGGACGCCTCGACCCGGACGCCTTCGGCCTCCCCCTCCCCCTCGGCGTCACCGTCCCCGAAGGCCTCCGCGTCGGCCTCGGCCTCACCCTCGGCCTCGGCCTCGCCCTCCGCCACCACCATCGCCATTCCGGCGACCGGTCCCGGCACCTTCGTCACCGCCCGGGCCGACGGCACGACCGTGGGCACCGGCAGCCGGGTACGCCGCTACAAGGTCCTGGTCGAGGAGGGCCTCGACATCCGGCCGAGCGCCGCCGCCGCCGAGATATCCGAGGTGCTCGCCGACCGCCGCGGCTGGACCCAGGACGGGACCAACTCCTTCCGGCTGGTCAGCAGCGGCTCCTACGACTTCGTGGTGAAGATCGCCACGCCGGGCACCGTCGACCGGATCTGCGGCGCGGCGGGCCTGCTCACCCGGGGCGAGGTCAATTGCAGCGTCGGCACGGACGTCGTGGTGAACCTCAAGCGCTGGGTGCTGGGCTCCCCCCAGTTCGACGGACCGATCCACGAGTACCGGGCCCTGATCGTGAACCACGAGGTCGGTCACCGCATCGGCCACGGCCACGAGACATGCCCCGGAGCGGGCCGGCCCGCTCCGGCGATGATGCAGCAGATCAAGGGCCTCAAGGGATGCGTGGCCAACGCCTGGCCCTACGACGAGAAGGGCGACTACCTGGGCGGCCCGGCGGTGTCCTGAGCCCGTTTCCGGGTGATGATCGGTCCATGACCACCACACCGCGCTTCGATCCCCGTGTCCTGCTGGCCGAGAGCCGGCTCGGCGTACTGGCGACGATCAAGTCGGACGGCCGCCCGCAGCTCTCGCCCGTCATGCCCGCCTACGACCCCGAGGCGGGCGTCATCCGGGTCTCCACCCGCGAGGGCCTCGCCAAGACGGCGAACCTGCGCCGGGACCCGCGGGCCGCACTGGAGGTGACCGCCCCGGACGGCAGGTCCTGGGCCACCGCCGAGGGCGTCGCCACCCTCACCGGTCCGGGTGCCGACCCGCACGGACCGGAGGTCGAGGCGCTGGTGGAGTACTACCGCGCCGCGGCCGGGGAGCACCCGGACTGGGACGAGTACCGGTCGACGATGGTGTCCGACCGCCGGGTGCTGCTCACCATCACGGTCGAGCGCGTGTACGGCGCCGACATCGGCTGACCGGCGCGGCGACGGCCCGGGAGCGGGTCCCTCGCCGGGCCCGCAAGTTCCGTGCCGGAGCGGTGAAGGATCCGGCCGCCGCTTCCGTACTTCCTGGCGTACCGGTACGCGCACGAGCACACGTGCGCGTACCTCGCGTCCCCGCGTCGCCCCTGGAGGCACCATGCGCCTGTCCCGCAGCAGGATCGGAGTCGTCGTCCTGTTCGGTGCGATGACCCTGACCCTCACCGCGCTGGCCTTCCCGGCCGTGCTCGGTCTGGACAAGGCCGACGGCAACCAGAACCGGGTGGTGGCCAGTACGAAGTTCGGTCCGCTCACCGAGGCCGACCGCGACTTCGTGGTGAAGGTCCGCGCCGCCGGACTGTGGGAGTACCCGCTGGGCGAGATGGTGATGGAGCGCGGCACGACGAAGGCGATGAAGACGGCCGGGGAGCATCTGGTCGTCGGGCACGCCGGACTCGACGCGATGTGCCGCGAGATCTCCCCCGAGCTGGGCATCACGCTGCCCAACCGGGCCTCCCCGCAGCAGGAGGGCTTCGTGGCCGCCGTGGACGCCGAGAGCGGCAGGGAGTTCGACTCTTCGGCGGTCAACATCATGCGGGTGACCCACGGTCAGATCTTCCCGGCCATCGCCAAGATCCGGGCCTCCACCAAGAACACCCTCGTGCGGCAGCTGGCGGACCTGGCCAACGACACCGTCCTGGACCACATCACGGTGCTGGAGAAGACCGGGCTGGTCGAGTACGACGACGTCACCTTCAAGCAGACGGGCCCGGCGAAGCTGCCGAGGGAGAAGGTCACCCCGCCCCCGCCGCAGCCCGGCGAGCGGGTGCTGGTGCTCAAGCCGCGCCCCGACCTGAACGTGAACACCGCCTCCCCGACGCCCGCCCCGTCCCCGGCGGCTCCCTGAGGACCCCGGGGGGCGAGGGCCCGGGCGCGGCGGCGCGGCGCGCGAACCCGACGCGAACCCGACGCGGGCGCGGTGCGCGGCGCGCGAACCCGACGCGGGCACGGTCACCGATTACGACCCAGTCACGACCGGCGGCACGGGGAACGGGCCGCCACGCGCGCACGTTCTTCGCAGGTGGCGGGCGACGGTGTCCGCCGGGCCATGACCATCCGGCGCCGGAGCCGGTGGTGGGCGGCCGTTCCCCTGCTCCCGCCCGCGTCCGTCCGGAGCCGACGACAGGAGGAGCGGGACCATGACCGCTTCCGGACCGGGCGGCGGCGACACCCCGGACGGACCGGACGATGCGCCGGTCGTCCCCGAGTACGTCTGGCGACTGTTCCTGGAGGACGACGAGCGCGCCATCCACGCCTCCGCCCCCCGGGAACCCGCCGCACGGGACCGGATCCCCGGCCGCACGCGGCCGGAGCCTCCCGCCGACTGCTCCGGCCACCCCGGCCGCGCCCACGACACGGTCGGTGAGCCGTGGCGCCGGGAGGACGCGTGGGCCGGACCGGCCTGGCGCGAGCTGGACGGGCGGGCCCGGCTGCGGCGGACGGGCCGCGTGCTCGGCACGGCGGCCGCGGTCGCCCTCGCCGTGACCGCGTGGTCGCAGCTGACCACCGGACCGGCTACCCCGGGCGGCGGCCCCGCCGAGACGATCGGGCAGCGCCTGGAGGAAAGCCCCGCCCTGCCCTCGCCGGCCTCCGTGGCGGACACGCCGGCGTCCGCGGAGTCCGCCGGCGCGAGCCCCGCCGCCTTCGAACCCGCCCCGTCCGCGATACCCCGGGCGCCCGCGTCCACCCGGACCTTCGGCTGACCGCGCGGCGGCCGGCTCCGGGTCAGGCGCTGCGCCTGCGGGACGCCGTCTTCTTGGCGGTGCTCTTGGCCGCGCCCTTGTCGCCGCTGCGGGCCGTGCTCCTGGCCGTGGCCTTCTTGGCGGTGCCCTTGGCGGGACTCCCGGCCGCCGTCTTCTTCGCGGACCCGGCGGCCTTGGCCGTCGACTTCTTCGGCTCCGCCCTCTTCGCCGCCGTCTTCTTCGCGGCCGTCGACGTCGACTTCTTGCCCCCGGTCTCCTTCGGGGCCCGGGACGAGGTCTTGCGCCGCGACAGGGACCTGACCTCCGCCTCCTCCGCCGGGCCCGCCCCCTCGGCGTCCCGGGACTCCCGCGCCGCCCGCACGCTGCTCTCCAGTGCCGCCATCAGGTCGAGCACCTTCCCGGGCGCCGCCTCCTCGCGGGCCTCCGGGGGCTTCTCACCGGAGGCCTTGGCGGCGACGACCTCCTCGACGGCCTCCCGGTACTCGTCGTGCAGGTCGTCCAGGTCGATCTCACCGAGGGTGTCCATGAGGGCGTCGGCGAGGTCCAGTTCCTGGTCGCGCACGGTGACCCCGCCTTCGGGGGCGACGCCCTCGGGGGCGCGGACCTCGTCCGGCCACAGCAGCCCGTGCATCGCGATGGCGTCGCCGACGACCCGGAGCATGCCCAGGCGCTCCCGGCCGCGCAGCGCGAACTTGGCGATCGCCACCCGGTTGCTGCGCTTGAGCGCCTCGCGCAGCAGCGTGTACGGCTTGGCGGCCGGGGCGCCGCTGGCCGCGAGGTAGTAGGCGGAGCCCATCTGGAGCGGATCGATGCGGTCCTCGGGCACGAAGGCGACGATCTCGATCGTGCGGGCCGTCGGGATCGGCAGCTGGGACAGGTCCTCGTCGGTGATCGGGATCATCGAACCGTCGGCGTCCTCGTAGGCCTTGCCGATCTCGGCCTGGGTGACCTCGCGGTCCTCCAGTTCGCACACCTTGCGGTAGCGGATCCGGCCGCCGTCCTCCGTGTGGATCTGCCGGAAGGAGACGGAGTGGCTCTCGGTGGCGTTCACCAGCTTGATCGGGATGCTGACCAGGCCGAAGGAGATGGCGCCGTTCCAGATGGATCGCACGTGCAGCACCGTTCCTTTCGGGCGTTTTGTGACTGTTTCATGAGATTCTCATGGTATGGCGCCGATGACGGAAGTGGAGGGGCGGCGGGTGGCCCTCAGCAACCTGGACAAGGTGCTGTATCCCGCGGCCGGCCTCACCAAGGGCGAGCTGCTGCACTACTACGCGACGACCGCCGAGGTGCTGCTGCCGCACCTGCGGGACCGCGCGGTCTCCTTCCTGCGGTATCCGGACGGCCCGGACGGCCAGGTGTTCTTCACCAAGAACGTGCCGCCGGGTACGCCCGACTGGGT includes:
- a CDS encoding SchA/CurD-like domain-containing protein, which encodes MTVSPVVATDAPSTDATRTTATSATSPAVATDAGGVSISAFDGSRVRVVLMLDVHDGMQQEFLDAYERIRDRVAAVPGHVSDQLCQSLENPTQWLLTSEWESAAPFLAWVNSDEHLDTVEPLATCVRDTHSLRYSVLRETDGGRPAPGEPRSAPRIGDNVVRHALTFTVRPGTEAETARLLSEYVSPDAHVDGSTRLLRTSLFMSGNRIVRAVEVRGDLQTALRHVARQPGVRAVEEALNPYLEQDRDLGDPQSARRFFTRAAMPAVHHATYPDRSGARRERLALLYPVRDGAGPDLARLLARQDAAAARNPDGPVLAATVFHRDDLVVRLVDVDGDPEDAPAEVLGLHGRGAADAERLLDAAAVGVDGSPAEAATLSRLLRRIRMTPLTDRRSAGS
- a CDS encoding cupin domain-containing protein; translated protein: MTDQQVRIVSLGDIAPNRRRGGDLRALLTPTTAGSTSGFMGVAIVQPGDRIAEHYHPYSEEFVYVTEGALEVDLDGVPHSLGTGQGLLIPQDMRHRFRNAGDVEARLVFHLGPLAPRPELGHVDTEDAEGNALPCDGAHAGHAAGHERPAPAAEVVS
- a CDS encoding beta-ketoacyl-[acyl-carrier-protein] synthase family protein, which translates into the protein MTRRRVAVTGIGVVAPGGIGTPQFWRLLSEGRTATRRISLFDPSGLRSQIAAECDFEPSDHGLGLAIAQRCDRYVQFALVAASEAVRDANLDMNREDPWRAGATLGTAVGGTTRLEHDYVLVSERGSRWDVDDRRSEPHLERAFTPATLSSAVAEEFGVRGPVQTVSTGCTSGLDAVGYAYHAVAEGRVDVCLAGAADSPISPITMACFDAIKATSPNNDDPAHASRPFDADRNGFVMGEGAAVLVLEDLEHARARGADVYCEVSGYATFGNAYHMTGLTKEGLEMARAIDTALDMAELDGSAIDYVNAHGSGTQQNDRHETAAVKRSLGEHAYATPMSSIKSMVGHSLGAIGSIELAACVLAMAHQVVPPTANYTTPDPECDLDYVPREARERTLRHVLSVGSGFGGFQSAVVLSGSEGGLR
- a CDS encoding ketosynthase chain-length factor; the encoded protein is MSGPQRTGTGGGSRRAVVTGLGVVSPHGTGVEAHWKAVADGISSLGPVTREGCAHLPLRVAGEVHGFDAAETVEDRFLVQTDRFTHFALSATQHALADARFGRADVDSPYSVGVVTAAGSGGGEFGQRELQNLWGHGSRHVGPYQSIAWFYAASTGQVSIRNDFKGPCGVVAADEAGGLDALAHAALAVRNGTDTVVCGATEAPLAPYSIVCQLGYPELSRAAEPDRAYRPFTEAACGFAPAEGGAVLVVEEEEAARERGADVRATVAGHAATFTGPGRWADSREGLARAIGGALAEAGCRPEEVDVVFADALGVPEADRAEALALADALGPHAARVPVTAPKTGTGRAYCAAPVLDVATAVLAMEHGLIPPTPHVRDVCHDLDLVTGRARPAEPRTALVLARGLMGSNSALVLRRGAVPPEGG
- a CDS encoding acyl carrier protein; its protein translation is MTDQQLDYQVTVEELSALMKRTAGVHVDPVTLRQQADDGFDTFGLDSLGLLGIVAELEKRYGLGLPEQAERCKTPADFLALVNGALKTGV
- a CDS encoding SRPBCC family protein, with amino-acid sequence MAGHTDNEITIAAPMELVWNMTNDIEKWPGLFSEYASVEVLGRDDDKVTFRLTMHPDADGKVWSWVSERVADPVTRTVRAQRVETGPFQYMNIVWEYAETAEGTVMRWTQDFAMKPDAPVDDAWMTDNINRNSRTQMALIRDRIEQAAGERRTASVLAD
- a CDS encoding TcmI family type II polyketide cyclase, with translation MHHTLIVARMAPGAAPDIAKVFAESDSGELPHLVGVNRRSLFEFGDGVYLHLIESDEDPAPTIGRLTGHPEFRQVSERLEPYVSAYDPATWRGPKDAMARCFYRWERTSAG
- a CDS encoding DUF3152 domain-containing protein; this encodes MGRSTARRAGRRTGPDGAGHRPRARRRSRRGPARAVLACLALGAVLLTAGAAVAYWRETRPPVTDDQVADVTDALDASTRTPSASPSPSASPSPKASASASASPSASASPSATTIAIPATGPGTFVTARADGTTVGTGSRVRRYKVLVEEGLDIRPSAAAAEISEVLADRRGWTQDGTNSFRLVSSGSYDFVVKIATPGTVDRICGAAGLLTRGEVNCSVGTDVVVNLKRWVLGSPQFDGPIHEYRALIVNHEVGHRIGHGHETCPGAGRPAPAMMQQIKGLKGCVANAWPYDEKGDYLGGPAVS
- a CDS encoding PPOX class F420-dependent oxidoreductase, with amino-acid sequence MTTTPRFDPRVLLAESRLGVLATIKSDGRPQLSPVMPAYDPEAGVIRVSTREGLAKTANLRRDPRAALEVTAPDGRSWATAEGVATLTGPGADPHGPEVEALVEYYRAAAGEHPDWDEYRSTMVSDRRVLLTITVERVYGADIG
- a CDS encoding DUF4142 domain-containing protein, translated to MRLSRSRIGVVVLFGAMTLTLTALAFPAVLGLDKADGNQNRVVASTKFGPLTEADRDFVVKVRAAGLWEYPLGEMVMERGTTKAMKTAGEHLVVGHAGLDAMCREISPELGITLPNRASPQQEGFVAAVDAESGREFDSSAVNIMRVTHGQIFPAIAKIRASTKNTLVRQLADLANDTVLDHITVLEKTGLVEYDDVTFKQTGPAKLPREKVTPPPPQPGERVLVLKPRPDLNVNTASPTPAPSPAAP
- the ku gene encoding non-homologous end joining protein Ku translates to MRSIWNGAISFGLVSIPIKLVNATESHSVSFRQIHTEDGGRIRYRKVCELEDREVTQAEIGKAYEDADGSMIPITDEDLSQLPIPTARTIEIVAFVPEDRIDPLQMGSAYYLAASGAPAAKPYTLLREALKRSNRVAIAKFALRGRERLGMLRVVGDAIAMHGLLWPDEVRAPEGVAPEGGVTVRDQELDLADALMDTLGEIDLDDLHDEYREAVEEVVAAKASGEKPPEAREEAAPGKVLDLMAALESSVRAARESRDAEGAGPAEEAEVRSLSRRKTSSRAPKETGGKKSTSTAAKKTAAKRAEPKKSTAKAAGSAKKTAAGSPAKGTAKKATARSTARSGDKGAAKSTAKKTASRRRSA